One Microbacterium keratanolyticum DNA window includes the following coding sequences:
- a CDS encoding DUF6807 family protein, producing MHDLQTDTGDATIAIDGVEVARYSVASDVSRVDLSKPHFHPLRTRAGIEITGFAPEDHPWHHGLMFAFPRVNGHNLWGGGTFHDLDRGYVVVDDHGRMDHVRWEEVSSTEESTRLVEHNAWRGRNEQELLEERREWRVEPVHIGDVDGYLIDLDTTLINPAPFAVALATPAGRGRPDGGYGGLFLRLAVGFTADALIAEDGPVQASGHESRTFVVHGQTAAGEPVTLGLSFRDATGPGAQKWLYRFEDFASIGWAHAYDTDLEVAAHGSLRFAHRLIVLDGHVPAEEVRAAL from the coding sequence CAGCAGAGTCGACCTCTCCAAGCCGCATTTCCACCCGCTGCGCACGCGGGCAGGGATCGAGATCACCGGGTTCGCCCCCGAGGATCACCCGTGGCATCACGGCCTGATGTTTGCGTTCCCCCGCGTCAACGGGCACAACCTCTGGGGAGGCGGGACTTTCCACGATCTCGATCGCGGCTACGTCGTCGTCGATGATCACGGTCGGATGGATCATGTCCGGTGGGAGGAGGTCTCGTCAACCGAGGAGTCGACCCGTCTCGTCGAGCACAACGCCTGGCGCGGCCGCAATGAGCAGGAACTGCTCGAGGAGCGCCGCGAGTGGCGTGTGGAGCCGGTGCACATCGGCGACGTGGATGGCTACCTCATCGACCTCGACACGACCCTGATCAACCCGGCGCCCTTTGCCGTCGCGCTCGCCACCCCCGCAGGGCGCGGACGACCGGATGGCGGCTACGGCGGACTGTTCCTGCGCCTCGCCGTCGGGTTCACCGCAGACGCGCTCATCGCCGAAGACGGCCCTGTGCAGGCATCCGGTCACGAATCGCGCACCTTCGTCGTCCACGGCCAGACGGCCGCGGGTGAGCCGGTCACTCTCGGTCTATCATTCCGAGACGCCACCGGACCCGGTGCGCAGAAGTGGCTCTACCGCTTTGAGGACTTCGCCTCGATCGGCTGGGCGCACGCCTACGACACGGACCTTGAGGTCGCAGCGCACGGTTCGCTCCGTTTCGCGCACAGGCTCATCGTGCTCGACGGGCACGTGCCGGCAGAGGAGGTGCGTGCGGCGCTCTAG
- a CDS encoding LacI family DNA-binding transcriptional regulator, translated as MTRLKDVAEAAGVSPSVASRVLNDDADARINPETRKRVLAAAARLNYVPDHRARALRLSRAGAIALVVPEVNNAIFASLYQGVQETCQDAGSAVLLGQLTAQSGGRNGLASLIGNGRVDGVILQRAEGISDESLRSLITVPSPVVLFNSRLDDHVGSVALDDHQALKIALDHLVSLGHRDVGFLAGADQHDAATRRMDAFTSYSAALGMSTRPEWVQPAGWEALGGAAGMRRLLASGTLPTAMIAASTNAAVGALSAALQAGVSVPRDLSLLCIQDAWVVEYTTPTITAVAMPMHAAGTMAASMLLRHLAGAPLEDVVMTQPRPVLHARASTAPAPSR; from the coding sequence ATGACGCGCCTCAAGGACGTGGCGGAAGCTGCGGGAGTATCCCCCTCCGTGGCATCCCGCGTTCTCAACGACGATGCCGACGCCCGGATCAACCCCGAGACGCGCAAGCGCGTGCTGGCGGCCGCCGCCCGTCTGAACTATGTGCCCGATCACCGAGCCAGAGCCCTGCGTCTCTCCCGCGCGGGCGCGATCGCCCTCGTGGTTCCCGAGGTCAACAACGCGATCTTCGCGAGTCTGTACCAAGGTGTGCAGGAGACCTGTCAGGATGCCGGCTCCGCGGTGCTCCTCGGCCAGCTGACCGCCCAGAGCGGCGGACGCAACGGCCTGGCGAGCCTCATCGGCAACGGCCGCGTCGACGGGGTGATCCTGCAGCGCGCCGAAGGGATCAGCGACGAGAGCCTGCGCAGCCTCATCACGGTGCCGAGCCCCGTCGTGCTCTTCAACTCTCGACTCGACGATCATGTCGGCTCCGTCGCGCTCGATGACCACCAGGCCCTCAAGATCGCCCTGGACCACCTCGTGAGCCTCGGACATCGCGACGTCGGCTTCCTCGCCGGCGCAGACCAGCACGATGCGGCCACCCGCCGTATGGATGCCTTCACCTCGTACTCGGCGGCGCTCGGCATGAGCACGCGCCCCGAGTGGGTGCAGCCGGCCGGGTGGGAAGCGCTCGGTGGCGCGGCCGGAATGCGCCGCCTCCTGGCGAGCGGCACGCTCCCGACCGCGATGATCGCCGCGAGCACGAACGCCGCCGTCGGCGCGCTGTCTGCGGCGCTCCAGGCCGGGGTCTCGGTGCCGCGCGACCTTTCGCTGCTGTGCATCCAGGATGCGTGGGTCGTGGAGTACACCACTCCCACGATCACCGCCGTGGCCATGCCCATGCATGCCGCCGGAACCATGGCCGCGTCGATGCTTTTGCGTCACCTCGCGGGCGCACCGCTCGAAGATGTCGTCATGACGCAGCCGAGGCCCGTGCTGCATGCACGAGCCTCGACTGCGCCAGCGCCCTCACGCTGA
- a CDS encoding FAD-dependent oxidoreductase codes for MLPAHTSPHLDSWRLPAPLPSDHGLPVLATVDIVVVGAGAAGVAAATTAAEHGARVLLVEKYGFAGGAAVAGMSGTICGLYLAHEEPADVPTQIVHGFAERFRGELAARGGLTPPQRYGKTFTVAHDPLMWREAADDLLTAAGVRVLLHTTVSRVIAEEGRCLGVALLSTAGEVAVHASRIIDASGDAAVISQLGGEYHFGDDGRIQNPTMFFRLGGVNTDAFWSAFGDDTICPPWVTERIRARRDAGADLPREKIWVFRTPRAGELMVNATRLAAADGRVLNVVDPEDFTYAEVHGRRQVRAYERFLRQEVPGCADAFVVDTGVEVGIRQTRSIRSTDDLTNDDVVTARKRDDGICRSPWPIELHDGPRPRLHWLLDDYYDVPLGALIPQDGENVLVAGRCLGADHEALASARVTAQCFEYGAAAAFAAVHSLDADVPLREVPVDTVRRFMTAAGSTIDHAR; via the coding sequence GCCCTCCGATCACGGTCTCCCCGTGCTCGCGACCGTCGACATCGTCGTCGTCGGCGCGGGCGCGGCGGGTGTCGCCGCCGCGACGACGGCCGCCGAGCATGGCGCGCGAGTGCTGCTCGTGGAGAAGTACGGGTTCGCCGGCGGCGCCGCAGTCGCCGGCATGTCCGGCACGATCTGCGGGCTGTATCTCGCGCACGAGGAACCGGCGGATGTTCCCACCCAGATCGTGCACGGTTTCGCCGAGCGCTTCCGCGGCGAGCTCGCGGCACGCGGCGGACTCACCCCGCCCCAGCGCTACGGGAAGACGTTCACCGTCGCGCACGATCCGCTGATGTGGCGCGAGGCCGCCGACGACCTGTTGACGGCTGCCGGGGTGCGCGTGCTCTTGCACACCACCGTCTCACGCGTCATCGCTGAGGAGGGGCGCTGTCTCGGCGTCGCGCTCCTCTCGACCGCCGGAGAGGTCGCCGTGCATGCTTCCCGCATCATCGACGCATCGGGTGACGCCGCCGTGATCTCGCAGCTCGGCGGCGAGTACCACTTCGGCGACGACGGGCGCATCCAGAACCCCACGATGTTCTTCCGGCTCGGTGGCGTCAACACCGACGCCTTCTGGTCGGCGTTCGGCGATGACACCATCTGCCCTCCCTGGGTGACCGAGCGGATCCGCGCCCGACGTGACGCGGGCGCCGATCTGCCGCGCGAGAAGATCTGGGTCTTCCGCACGCCGAGGGCCGGGGAACTCATGGTCAACGCGACACGGCTCGCGGCCGCGGACGGTCGCGTGCTGAACGTCGTCGACCCTGAGGACTTCACATACGCAGAGGTCCACGGTCGCCGGCAGGTGCGCGCCTACGAGCGCTTCCTCCGCCAGGAGGTGCCCGGCTGCGCTGACGCCTTCGTCGTCGACACCGGTGTGGAGGTCGGCATCCGTCAGACCCGCAGCATCCGGTCGACCGACGACCTCACGAACGACGACGTCGTCACAGCGCGCAAACGTGACGACGGGATCTGCCGCTCCCCCTGGCCGATCGAACTCCACGACGGCCCGCGCCCGCGCCTGCACTGGCTACTCGACGACTACTACGACGTTCCGCTCGGGGCGCTCATCCCGCAGGACGGCGAGAACGTCCTGGTCGCCGGACGCTGCCTGGGCGCGGACCACGAAGCTCTCGCATCGGCGCGGGTCACGGCGCAGTGCTTCGAGTACGGCGCGGCGGCAGCCTTCGCTGCTGTGCACTCCCTCGACGCGGACGTCCCGCTGCGCGAGGTCCCCGTCGACACAGTTCGTCGGTTCATGACGGCGGCAGGGAGCACGATCGATCATGCGCGGTAG